The genomic window TTTTTGTTTCGGTTTCTTTCTTCTAATTTTTCAATCAATCAAACTTGCAAGTTTTGTTTTGTATGACTCATAGTTTTCCGATAAGTGCTTAGGTCGCTTGGCCGAGCTCTATGATCAAATATCATGTGTTCTTTGTTTCTGATGCTTTTGTATCTTTTACCTTTGAACCGAGTTGTTGTTCAAACAACCGGAAACTACAATAAGTGTTATGACAAATACTTGCGGTTCAAATTCATTCTCACTTAGTACACTATTAGAGCACGCTCTTGAAGAGTTCTTAAGTTCTTAAAAAGACATGTCCTTGATGAGTTTTCCGTTGAAAAACATAGGCGTTTCTACAATTTACAAAGACGATTGCTTGCCAAAGCAACTTGTCTTAAGTGTATGCTGGATTTGTGACAAAAAATGAACGGATTACTTTAAAGTGATTAAAGTATATTATGTGATCATTTATCAtgttcttctttcaattcttttaaaatattaacatatatcaAAATATAGACTTAGCCCTCCAAAACCCAACTCGCAAACAATGCCTTAAGCCACCCATGATAGGTTGTACGTTTCTTATGTTATTTCATCCTGATTGTGGACTTGtggtgtaaaatatttttgcagGGTTTTAGAAAAATAGATCTAAATAGATGGGAATTTGCAAATGAAGGATTCCTAAGAGGGCAAAGACATCTATTAAGGAACATAAGGAGAAAGAAGGGACCTTCTCAGCCTATTCCTAATCATAACTCCCAACAAGGACAGGGTCATTGTATCGACATTGAAGTTGGCTGTTTTGGACTAGATGCAGAAATTGATCGTTTAAGGCAAGAGAAACATGTATTGATGATGGAGCTTATGAGTCTTAGACAGAAGCAATATAATACCACACTGTACCTTCTAGAGATGGAGCAAAGGTTACAAGGGATAGAAATCAATCAGAAACAAATGATGGCATTCTTAGCCAGAGCTATAAAAAATCCTGTCTTTATCCACCAACTACTACAACAAAAAGTGGAGAAAAAGGAGCTTGAAGAAGCCATGAACATGACCAAGAAGAGAAAGCTTGTTGAACAAGGAACTAGACTAGGTACTGGACAATCAAGCAGTGTTAAAGTTGAGCCTTTAGAATTAGGTGATTGTGAATTCGAAGGGTCGGAGTTGGAAATGCAGGTTTTTGAAAGGGGGGAGATGGATAAGGAGGAAGTAGACGAGGCACTAGAATCACAAGAGAGGATAGAAAGATTACTTGGTGATGAAGGGTTCTAGGAAGAACTAATGTTTAGTTTAAAATTTGAGGGTAGATTTGACATTCCAACTCCTGAATATAATGCTGAGAATGCAGATGATTCAAGTGAACCACTGAATCAAGAATTCAGGATTAACTCTTGTCATTCAGTTCACTAGCTTCAAGTCTTCCAAAGTCAATGGTTTACTCCGAAGGAAGTAACATATGGTGGAATTATCCTAATTTGCAAGCATGACAGTAAAATTACACGCAGAAGGAAAATAATTTACTTCATGGTGTTTCTAATTCTATAATATGTTCTTTTGAAGCACTTCTATAAATCCAAATATTCTCACTTTTCATGTTTGATTAGGTTAGGTGGGTTGCTGCTGGTGCTGAGACAAGATTCTTTGATAGCAAAAACTGTCATTATTTATGTCAAGGACTCAAGGTTCAATTTTTTACCTCCTGGTAGCTATAAATGAATATGTAGTGCATCATATCAATCCGGACATGTCATTTCctgatgcaatttttttatcttaatgaATGTAGATTGATTATTCAGAAGATATATGATGGACAACAAGTAGCGTATCTTGGACGAGCATAACTGAATGAACACCCTGAACATATCTCTGCAAGACTCCGACAGGTCTCTACCTCTTCCAAATAATATACCCTCtggtctcaaatataagcaaaaattagttTGATAAAACTGATGTATTTATTCCcaaattttgatcaaataaatcaactttttttgaccaaattctgcttatatttgagatcgaagtagtatttatatttttattaccCTTTTTACATTTGATCAAGGAGTGCTAGTGCATATTTATTAAAATCTTTGTTCAGTTTTTTCAAATCAGAATTGTAAGTGTTATGGTTTGTTCTGATGAGTTTGGACTTTGATAATTTATGCAGCTCAGTCAAATATTTCAGTTAACTTAGGATTTCATGTTGGAAGTTGGAGTTGGATTGCTGTTTCTGTTAATTGCATGAATGAAGAAGATTTTTTAGTGCTAGGATGAGGGTGCTATCATGCCATGTCTAATGCCACAGATATATTACAATggaattgaagaagaatctcTTAGCACTAAAACAAATAGATTGGAAAATGTGATTTATATTGTATTACTGAGACTACTCAAACTTTGTTGCTTGTTATATGACATTGTATAGTTGATTAAGAAATATAGAATCTAGATGAGAAATTTTGACCTCTGATTCATTTCTGTTCTTTCAGTAAAGGGCAAAGGCATTGCTTTGCTATTgtttattttgtcatgtttgcacatttttagtatattatatttGGTTATGTAGGAATATGAAAAATAGCAATGACGTCCAACATTTGGAAGTTACTTACTACTAGCACTGTTACATGCACAGTTGAGTTGGGTTGGTGGAGCTTGAACCAACAAACTCAATGTCATTTTAATTATCTAAAACAATGCTATTGTGGATGAGATTAAGGGTCTCAAAGCATATACTGCCTTTAAAGAAGTCTTGTAATCCAAGCCTTCTAAGTGGCTTAATTGTATGGTCTTTGTATGCATTTGTGAAGATCAATAGGGAAAAGAAATTAATAGGTCTCATTAAATCTGATTCCATTTTGCTAGCTTGTTTCTACTGCTTCCATTTGATCATAGCCTCCCATATGATCATAACCTCCCATGACAGAGATGTGAGAATCAAGGTGTTCATGACAGAGATGAGCATGAAGCAGGTCAACCAAACAAAGACACAGACCTGAAACATAAATAAGCAAAACAGCGATAAGACGATAGGAACCAAGTGATTTGGTTCAAGTGGGTTAATGAGATTCCCTTAGGAAGAATTGTTCGGGAATCGGGATAACTCTAGTTTGATTTCGGAGAAAAAATTCTTGGTTAGACGATAAATGAAAGATGAGATAATACAAAGGATGTCAAGATGACACTGTCACACCTGAAACAAAGATTAAATGAAGGGAGATGACAACGTTGAAATGCTTGCGCTACAATTAAAAAAGAGAGATGAGGGAGGGAGACAAATGGTTTTGTGCAAGTAACAAAGTTCACAAATGAAGGGGATGTAGAATGTGTTGGGTCATGAGGGGGTCCAGGGGATCATCACATCGGGCCtgaacaacttcacaagtgagttggacaacACACTTTAATCccaaaccttaaggtgttaggtttatgagtcctctcacttataaaccaCCGAAGGATAagcttataaaatttaaattttggattACAAGCTATATAAGCTTGATCCATGAAGGAAATAATATACATCTTATTTCCACTATAATCTCACTTTTCCCTCTTCAATGCATTGCATACCCTTTCTTCATTTTACATTTCTTCGACCTAAGAAAATCGTTTTGTCCAACAAAGTGTATCATAGAGCACTGGATGATCATGCTATCTATGGAAATGAAAGCACTATTTCGAGTAAATTTTCTACAAATCTATCTATTTTCAAAGGAGAACATTACGATAGAATAAAGGAGGGGGGATCTcatttcaataataatcaaGTGTGAAGTGTCCATTTCATTTCAATAttgagaacttttttttttttgtgtaaaaaatattgagaACTTATTTCATGCAATCAATGTTTTTGCTTATGGTAAAACTTATATGTCAAAACTGCATAGTTGTGTAAGTGAGGCAACTAAGTCTTCTCTAATGTTAGAGAAACGGACTAGCCGCTTCTTTAATGCATTCATATGCAGCATGTCAGTCATTTAAAGTGGGTACtgaaaattttagattttttacaCCACTGCAGCAAGTAGTTGAAGGTTAGGTAATAGCACCAACAAGGAAATAATGATGTTTTAGCTTATTCGCAATTAAGGGCATCCCCTTCCTCCACAATGAAGAGCAATAGAACTAGCAATACTGAAATCATAGTCGAGTTCTTCATCTTGTAGTTGCTAAACTTAATTGTGTTTTAATGTATGATATCAAGATTGCATAAGGGGGATCTTCTATATATAGTTGGAGATAAAAGATAATACTATAGACGGTAGTTTTTATGTACATCTATAACTAACCTTGATGCTTCAAAATCACTTCCACACTACAAAAATTGTTCATTTTGTTTTATCGTTGAAATCATGTTTCTTGGCACTATTGCTTGGGATACTATTATGCGTTGTGACAGAAACGATTTGACACAATTGACATCCTTTTGGGTAAGTATTGAGAAATAATATGTGAAGATTAGATATTTGTTAATACTTTGTACTTTTATTCATggacatatttttataattttttttacgtaaaTGCGCTTAaaacatttcattaataataatgttatgACTACAAATAGGTGTATCAATGAAAACATGGAAACTAGCTAGGGATTGGGCTGCCCGTGCTAAAACATGAGCGATCACGTtggcttgtctcctaataaactcgaCCTTTGAGTTTTTGAAAAAATGTGTTGTGCAAACGTTGACAGTCTTTGATAACTTCCCcgaattcaaataaaaaatgagaattttatTCTATCGTTTAAACCATGTTTCTGGTGACACAACTATTTGTGATACTATTATGTATATGTTGTCACCGGTTGAAGAAATGCTTTGCCATGATTATTAACATCCTTTTATGGGTAAAGTATATATCGagaaacccacttgggttgatCTGGTGATATTGACTTGatacctgagagtgtgctccttcTTAAGGTCTTATGTTCAATTATTTCTGGTGTCAATTTGGACGACTAAATtaacttctaaaaaaaatatatattaaaaaaaaaatctgtgaaGATTAGACATCTCTTCAACACTTTGTACTTTTTATTCATGAACAATTGGAGGAAAAACTTGAGACAAATACAAAGTGTGACACACCATAATTCAAGATAGATGAGACATTATTTGacacataaataaaa from Trifolium pratense cultivar HEN17-A07 linkage group LG1, ARS_RC_1.1, whole genome shotgun sequence includes these protein-coding regions:
- the LOC123907029 gene encoding heat stress transcription factor A-6b-like; its protein translation is MNYMYSVKEEYLEPLSSPFPPLQPIEGLHEIRPQPFLTKTFDVVNDQSTNHIVSWSKGGTSFVVWDPHAFSNALIPKYFKHNNFSSFVRQLNTYGFRKIDLNRWEFANEGFLRGQRHLLRNIRRKKGPSQPIPNHNSQQGQGHCIDIEVGCFGLDAEIDRLRQEKHVLMMELMSLRQKQYNTTLYLLEMEQRLQGIEINQKQMMAFLARAIKNPVFIHQLLQQKVEKKELEEAMNMTKKRKLVEQGTRLGTGQSSSVKVEPLELGDCEFEGSELEMQVFERGEMDKEEVDEALESQERIERLLGDEGF